The Candidatus Bathyarchaeota archaeon DNA window CGATGAATCAAGGGGATGGGGTTTCAAAGGAGATACCTTCCAATGCCTAGAAATGTTACGCACCTACGGTCAAGAAACCTGGTTTCGATTAGGAGACCGTGACCTCGCAACCCACATTCAAAGAACCCTTTTACTTAAATCTGGTCTCAAACTCTCAGAGGTTACCCCGATTCTATGTCGAGCTTTTGGGCTTAAGGTTAAAATTATTCCGATGACCAATGAAAACTTTACAACAATCATCATCACTGATAAGGGTCCCATGCATTTCGAGGAATTCCTAGTTAAAAGAACGGCTCAAGACCTTGTCTTGGGGGTTGAATACAAGGGAGTTGAAGAGGCAAAACCAGCCCCCGGCGTGATTGAGGCGATTTTATCTTCAGATGGAATCATAATTTGCCCCAGCAACCCGATTGTCAGCATTGGAACAATCTTGTCGATAAGGGGAGTAAGAGAAGCCTTAGTTAAGACAAAGGGGCGTGTTGTGGGGGTTAGCCCAATAATAGGGGGAGCA harbors:
- the cofD gene encoding 2-phospho-L-lactate transferase; amino-acid sequence: MSVQNSLQITALAGGVGASKLLHGLLKLIPEENLTVIVNTGDDLELYGLHISPDLDIVMYTLANCVDESRGWGFKGDTFQCLEMLRTYGQETWFRLGDRDLATHIQRTLLLKSGLKLSEVTPILCRAFGLKVKIIPMTNENFTTIIITDKGPMHFEEFLVKRTAQDLVLGVEYKGVEEAKPAPGVIEAILSSDGIIICPSNPIVSIGTILSIRGVREALVKTKGRVVGVSPIIGGA